A genomic segment from Spinacia oleracea cultivar Varoflay chromosome 3, BTI_SOV_V1, whole genome shotgun sequence encodes:
- the LOC110790337 gene encoding uncharacterized protein isoform X2, with the protein MVQINVALSSWCCCWCFSWCCCWCWSSSVLCWQVYATEVGTVLLSCAFFYDIFWVFASKWFFHESVMIMYFPQVPATYSQEMIYETRDTLVTYFSSKNKFSMIRLVKMKKMIFWTLIMNDLCS; encoded by the exons ATGGTGCAGATTAATGTGGCACTTTCAAG CTGGTGTTGCTGCTGGTGTTTCAGCTGGTGTTGCTGCTGGTGCTGGTCTAGCAGTGTTTTGTGCTGGCAGGTCTATGCTACTGAG GTTGGCACAGTTCTTCTCAGTTGTGCGTTCTTTTATGATATATTTTGGGTCTTTGCTTCCAAATGGTTCTTCCATGAGAGTGTTATGATCATG TACTTTCCTCAAGTTCCTGCCACTTATTCTCAAGAGATGATTTACGAGACACGGGATACTTTGGTTACATATTTTTCAAGCAAAAACAAGTTTTCAATGATCAGATTGGTGAAGATGAAGAAAATGATATTTTGGACGTTGATCATGAATGATCTTTGTAGCTAG
- the LOC110790337 gene encoding uncharacterized protein isoform X1, with the protein MVQINVALSRSSQSNYPISCIASTYCTLLCSCYQLISFICCWCCSWCCCWCFSWCCCWCWSSSVLCWQVYATEVGTVLLSCAFFYDIFWVFASKWFFHESVMIMYFPQVPATYSQEMIYETRDTLVTYFSSKNKFSMIRLVKMKKMIFWTLIMNDLCS; encoded by the exons ATGGTGCAGATTAATGTGGCACTTTCAAG GTCATCCCAGAGTAACTACCCTATAAGTTGCATAGCCTCTACCTATTGTACTCTCCTCTGTTCCTGCTACCAACTCATCTCATTCATCTGCTGCTGGTGTTGCAGCTGGTGTTGCTGCTGGTGTTTCAGCTGGTGTTGCTGCTGGTGCTGGTCTAGCAGTGTTTTGTGCTGGCAGGTCTATGCTACTGAG GTTGGCACAGTTCTTCTCAGTTGTGCGTTCTTTTATGATATATTTTGGGTCTTTGCTTCCAAATGGTTCTTCCATGAGAGTGTTATGATCATG TACTTTCCTCAAGTTCCTGCCACTTATTCTCAAGAGATGATTTACGAGACACGGGATACTTTGGTTACATATTTTTCAAGCAAAAACAAGTTTTCAATGATCAGATTGGTGAAGATGAAGAAAATGATATTTTGGACGTTGATCATGAATGATCTTTGTAGCTAG